TGTCTATGCAGAGGGGAAACCACTTACAGTTAAGGAGAAAACAACGTACAATGATGAAACAAGAACGATAAATCATAATGGAATAGAAGGAGGCATGATGACTGATTACAAGAAGTTCGTTGCAACACTTGTAGTTAAGCCAAAAGCTAATGGGCAAGGAAGCATCGTGACATGGATAGTGGATTATGAGAAGATTAATGAGGATTCTCCAGTTCCTTTCGACTATCTAGCTTTCTTCCAACAAAACATCGAAGACTTGAACTCTCACCTCTGCGCTTCTGATTAAATTATCAATGGGTATGTCCATATGCAACGATGAAGATCAGTGTTCTCTGTATGATAATAAAGTCTATATGTGGAGTTTCCACTAGACCTACTATCTATATAATAAAGGCGTGGGTACTTGAACGTATGTGTGGTTTGTTTCATTTCTTTCCACTGTCGAGTGTTATTGTTCTACTTCCTGTAATTTCTAGAAATAATCATACATGGCATAAGATCATGGATCAAGTATGTGTGTATTGTGTTGATCAAAATAATTACATCATGTGTTATCTAACTCATTTGGATGTTTTACTATTTTATCTATAATTTGCAAGGCTCGTACGTCCTCCTTTTGCAGAACGAAAGTGTATGGTATGTATGCATTAAAACAAAAAAGTTGATAACCAGCCGGTTCATTTCAGCGGATTCTATGTCCGGCCCATTGCATTTGCAGAGTAAATAAGATCAGGTGCAGCACATGTATTTTCTGTTCATCATTAAACTATGTAATTAAAATAtcattctaaaaaatgattgttctGAGAGATTATGTCAGACGGAGGTTCTCTATTTTATCCTATACGTTCCAGGAAAGTAATATGGGCGGGATGCAACTTCTGCAGTC
This Papaver somniferum cultivar HN1 unplaced genomic scaffold, ASM357369v1 unplaced-scaffold_84, whole genome shotgun sequence DNA region includes the following protein-coding sequences:
- the LOC113345944 gene encoding major latex protein 15 encodes the protein MAHQHTISGLVGKLITESEVNCNADKYYQIFKHHEDLPSAIPHIYTSVKAVEGHGTTSGCVKEWCYILEGKPLTVKEKTTYNDETRTINHNGIEGGMMTDYKKFVATLVVKPKANGQGSIVTWIVDYEKINEDSPVPFDYLAFFQQNIEDLNSHLCASD